TACACCCGATTTGATAGATATTCAAACCCGTGCAGCTGAAGAAGGGATCCCATACCAAACGCTCATTGCCAGTGTGCTGCATAAGTTTGTAACTGGTCGATTCACTGAGAAACCATCGCGGCTCACAACGCGGGAGAGCGGACGAACCAAACGACGCCGTGCTGCCTAAGACTTAGGCTCATTGAGAAGTCTGATGGCCACGGCACTTATCACACGTAAGACTATTGCTGAAAAGCTTGCCGCTCACCTACAGCATGAGTTGCCACTGGGCAACCTCGTAGCCTGGGCGGAATCGGCTTGAAATGGACGAGGAATTCGATCCGGCCTATCTTCCGACCTTCGTGATGTTGTGGCAAGAATTGGCGTCGCCGACATACGCGCATTCGGTCTCACCTGGGAGGATTGCGAATAACTCCTTCCCCAGCCAGACCATTGCGAACAAGTCAGCATTGTCGCTCGGTAATTTCCTCTCTCATCCCACCAAAAACTTGTCCTGACCCATCTCATCATCTAACTGCATTATTTTTTCTATCAGCGTTTACGCTGACAAGTCACCCACGTCTAATGACTATGACTGTGGACAATGTCGTAATCTTACAGGGAGGCCGGGTGTGATGATGAAACCATGGAAACGACAGATAGTACTGACGACTCTTGCCCTTGTGCTAGCGGGAATGTTGTACGAGGGAGTGACAAAACCAGCTGCGGCGGAGGGGATCTTCGACGACGTGAATCTTGGGCTGCTCTCCATCGGCGGTCGTGCGACATACTTTGATCCCAAAGATGGGGACGCGAACTGGTTCGGCGGAGGCCAGCTTCGCTTGCACCCATTCCAATTTCTCGCCGTCGAAGGTTCTGTCGATTATCGCACGACAGACATCAGCTCCACCACTGTCCGAACCTTTCCCGTTCAAGGGTCCGCCTTGATCTATCCCTTTGGCACCAAACGGCTTTCCCCCTTCATTCTCGGCGGCGCCGGCTGGTACTTCACCAATGTCGAAGGCCCTCATGGTTTCGACAAGACGCAACATCGGTTCGGCGCACATGCCGGAGTCGGCCTGCAGCTCTTTCTCAGCGAACATCTCTCGCTCGACGGCACCTATCGCCATATCTGGCTTGAGAAGATCGACTCAAAGGATGCGTCACTGCGCGATAAGCAATTCCAGGATAACGGGCACATGGTGACCTTCGGGTTAAACTTACATTTCTAGCCTTGCCGACGTAAGCTCATTCAGCTCAGTGTTATAACGCATCGCCGTAGCCAACCCGCGGCGATTGGTTTAAACTCGTCTGTATGAGTACGACCGTAGGTCTAGCCTGAGCGCAGATTGCTAGGCAGAGGAAAACAGCCTGGATTTACATATGAAATTTGAGTGGGATCCGCGCAAAGCCGAGAGCAATCTTCGCAAGCACGGAGTCTCGTTTGACGAAGCAGGTTCGGTCTTTCTGGATCGTCTAGCCCTTTCAGGCCCCGATCCAGATCACTCAATCAGCGAATTGCGGTATATTACCTTTGGGATGTCTCGCTTAGGTCGGTTACTGGTTGTTTCACATACATATCGAGCTGCTGCCATTCGAATCATCAATGCCCGTCGCATGACACGCAGCGAAAGGAAATTATATGAAGAAGGATAAAGCCGATATGCGTCCAGAGTACAAGCGCTCGGACTTTACAAGACTGGAAAGAGGAAAGTTTTATCCGGCAGTAGCGGCAGGAACTTCGGTCGTCTTGCTGGAACCTGCCATTGCCAAGGCCTTTCCTACCTCAAAGGCGGTTAATGAAGCACTGGCCAGCTTACTCGTATCGACTGAGAAAACAACCCGCATAAC
This portion of the Candidatus Nitrospira nitrosa genome encodes:
- a CDS encoding porin family protein, which encodes MMKPWKRQIVLTTLALVLAGMLYEGVTKPAAAEGIFDDVNLGLLSIGGRATYFDPKDGDANWFGGGQLRLHPFQFLAVEGSVDYRTTDISSTTVRTFPVQGSALIYPFGTKRLSPFILGGAGWYFTNVEGPHGFDKTQHRFGAHAGVGLQLFLSEHLSLDGTYRHIWLEKIDSKDASLRDKQFQDNGHMVTFGLNLHF
- a CDS encoding BrnT family toxin, producing MKFEWDPRKAESNLRKHGVSFDEAGSVFLDRLALSGPDPDHSISELRYITFGMSRLGRLLVVSHTYRAAAIRIINARRMTRSERKLYEEG